The Chryseobacterium indicum genome includes a window with the following:
- the pyk gene encoding pyruvate kinase — protein sequence MNKYLKKTKIIATLGPASSSKEVMLGLMKAGVDIFRINFSHADYDLVRSNIEIIRELNKEYGFSVGILGDLQGPKLRVGVVKEGSYLNPGDILTFTNEKIEGDSTKVYMTYQQFPQDVKVGERILIDDGKLVLEVTETNLTDTVKAKTIQGGPLSSKKGVNLPNTNVSLPALTEKDIQDANFMLDQEVDWIALSFVRHAQDIIDLKELISKHPNGKFKTPIIAKIEKPEGVKNIEEILLECDGLMVARGDLGVEVPMEEVPAIQKTLVEKARFYSKPVIIATQMMETMINSLTPTRAEVNDVANSVLDGADAVMLSGETSVGRYPVQVVENMAKIVKNIETTHFYQHKNEPIEKDFNCIDDRFITNRVCLAAVRIAKTTNVSAIVTLTSSGYTAFQLSAHRPNSHIIVYSGNKRVITMLNLLWGVHAYYYDMKKSTDETIIQVNMLTHNYGYIEAGDFVININATPSYEGGKTNTLRLTTV from the coding sequence ATGAATAAGTATTTAAAGAAAACAAAAATTATTGCAACGCTTGGTCCGGCTTCATCGTCAAAGGAAGTAATGTTAGGGTTAATGAAAGCAGGTGTTGATATTTTCAGAATCAATTTTTCACACGCTGATTACGACTTAGTTCGTTCAAATATCGAAATCATCAGAGAACTGAATAAAGAATACGGTTTCTCGGTTGGTATTTTAGGAGATTTACAGGGTCCGAAACTAAGAGTAGGAGTTGTAAAAGAAGGTTCCTACCTTAATCCCGGAGATATCCTTACTTTCACCAATGAAAAAATTGAAGGAGATTCTACAAAAGTGTACATGACGTACCAACAGTTTCCACAGGATGTGAAAGTAGGAGAAAGAATTCTTATTGATGACGGTAAATTAGTTTTAGAAGTAACTGAAACCAACCTTACAGATACCGTAAAAGCGAAAACCATTCAGGGGGGACCATTAAGTTCCAAAAAAGGAGTAAACCTTCCCAATACAAACGTTTCTCTTCCTGCATTAACAGAAAAAGACATTCAGGATGCTAATTTCATGCTGGATCAGGAAGTAGACTGGATCGCACTTTCATTCGTTCGTCATGCACAGGATATTATCGATCTTAAAGAATTGATTTCTAAACATCCTAATGGAAAATTCAAAACGCCGATCATTGCGAAAATTGAGAAGCCGGAAGGTGTAAAAAATATAGAAGAAATTTTATTGGAATGCGACGGTTTAATGGTTGCACGTGGAGATTTAGGAGTGGAAGTTCCGATGGAAGAAGTTCCTGCCATCCAGAAAACTCTGGTTGAAAAAGCTAGATTCTATTCCAAGCCGGTAATTATCGCTACCCAGATGATGGAAACGATGATTAACAGTTTAACACCAACAAGAGCGGAAGTAAATGACGTTGCAAACTCTGTATTGGATGGAGCAGATGCCGTAATGCTTTCAGGAGAAACTTCTGTAGGAAGATATCCGGTTCAGGTAGTTGAAAATATGGCTAAAATTGTAAAGAACATTGAAACTACGCATTTTTACCAGCACAAAAATGAACCTATCGAAAAAGATTTCAACTGTATTGATGATCGATTTATCACCAACAGAGTTTGTCTTGCGGCAGTAAGAATCGCGAAGACCACCAACGTTTCTGCGATTGTTACCTTAACAAGTTCAGGATATACAGCGTTCCAGCTTTCGGCACACAGACCCAATTCACACATCATTGTATACAGCGGAAACAAGAGAGTTATTACCATGCTGAACCTTCTTTGGGGAGTTCACGCCTATTATTATGATATGAAGAAATCTACTGATGAAACGATTATCCAGGTAAATATGCTGACACATAACTACGGATATATCGAGGCTGGAGACTTTGTAATCAACATCAATGCAACTCCATCTTACGAAGGCGGAAAAACAAATACCTTAAGATTAACGACAGTTTAA
- the hutG gene encoding formimidoylglutamase has translation MNNIWQGRLDGKELLFHRIFQRVKEENNYDFISPKDFVLHGFAVDEGVRRNKGRQGAKDAPDIIRRNMSNFPVIRPDFSLLDFGNITCEDGNLENTQNNLAKNISKVLLKGGKSVVLGGGHEVTYGHYLGLKTAFPEQKIGIINIDAHFDNRQPENGVGVSSGTGFWQIAQEGEIHSLHIGIQRNSNTLKLFDTAHQYGMKYILADELFFENLPSVYQRINDLLDSVDYLYLTICMDVFNASIAPGVSASAYNGIFADATFMHFYRHILKSEKLLALDVAEVNPQFDIQERTVRLAATLVNEWFMI, from the coding sequence ATGAATAATATTTGGCAGGGAAGATTAGACGGAAAAGAACTTCTTTTCCACAGGATATTTCAGAGGGTGAAAGAGGAAAATAATTATGATTTTATTTCACCTAAAGATTTCGTTTTACATGGATTTGCTGTAGATGAAGGTGTTAGACGGAATAAAGGAAGACAGGGCGCAAAAGATGCTCCGGATATTATCCGCAGAAATATGTCGAATTTTCCTGTAATTCGTCCTGATTTTTCATTACTGGATTTTGGAAATATTACCTGTGAAGACGGAAATTTAGAAAATACCCAGAACAATCTTGCCAAAAATATTTCAAAGGTTTTACTGAAAGGAGGGAAGTCTGTGGTTTTAGGAGGAGGTCATGAAGTGACGTATGGGCATTATTTAGGGCTAAAAACAGCTTTTCCTGAACAGAAGATAGGAATTATTAATATTGATGCTCATTTTGATAACAGACAGCCTGAAAATGGAGTAGGAGTGAGTTCAGGAACCGGATTCTGGCAAATTGCTCAAGAAGGCGAAATTCATTCGCTACATATCGGGATTCAGAGAAACTCAAATACTTTGAAATTATTTGATACCGCTCATCAGTACGGAATGAAATATATTCTTGCCGATGAACTTTTCTTTGAAAATTTGCCTTCTGTATATCAAAGAATTAATGATCTCCTCGACAGTGTAGATTATCTGTATCTTACGATTTGTATGGATGTTTTCAACGCTTCCATTGCGCCCGGAGTTTCCGCATCTGCTTACAACGGTATTTTTGCCGATGCGACATTTATGCATTTTTACAGACATATTCTGAAAAGTGAAAAGCTTTTGGCACTTGATGTGGCAGAGGTAAATCCACAGTTTGACATACAGGAAAGAACAGTAAGACTGGCGGCAACGCTTGTGAATGAATGGTTTATGATTTAA
- a CDS encoding aldehyde dehydrogenase family protein, with protein sequence MEQLIENKLIKADKAFSEWRKVPFEDRQKLIAKAAEILKNNSEKFGTIITQEMNKPISESIAEVEKCALMMNYYADAENILKPEKIDSEFSYSEVHYVPKGVILGVMPWNFPFWQVLRFAVPAILAGNTVVLKHASICFGSGNAIEEVLLEAGFPEGIFQNLEVSHKEVKGILEHDAVKGVSLTGSGKAGGEVASIAGLNIKKSLLELGGSDAFIVLEDGDLDEAAKAGVKSRLQNCGQTCTAAKRFIIDEKIEDAFLPKFIEEYKTYEVGDPMDKETKIAGMARPDLADELEKQFQKALEHGAEIILPLERISENEFRPGLIRVQEGNPILQEELFGPLGMVMIAKNDEEALKMANDIPFGLSNSVWTKDQSRQLFFIENLESGTVNINRMTSSDPRFPFGGSKASGYGTELSLLALREFVTARTVVGNYE encoded by the coding sequence ATGGAACAATTAATTGAAAATAAACTTATCAAAGCAGATAAGGCATTTTCAGAATGGAGAAAAGTACCATTCGAAGACAGACAGAAACTCATTGCTAAAGCAGCGGAAATCTTAAAGAACAATTCTGAAAAATTTGGAACGATCATTACTCAGGAAATGAATAAACCTATTTCAGAATCTATTGCTGAAGTGGAAAAGTGTGCTTTAATGATGAATTATTATGCAGATGCCGAAAATATTTTAAAACCGGAGAAAATCGATTCTGAATTTTCTTATTCTGAAGTTCATTATGTTCCAAAAGGGGTAATTTTAGGAGTAATGCCATGGAATTTCCCTTTCTGGCAAGTGCTGAGATTTGCCGTTCCTGCCATTTTAGCCGGAAATACCGTTGTATTAAAACATGCTTCAATTTGTTTCGGAAGCGGAAACGCTATCGAAGAAGTACTTTTGGAAGCCGGATTTCCGGAAGGGATTTTCCAGAATCTTGAGGTAAGTCATAAAGAGGTAAAAGGAATTCTCGAACATGATGCGGTAAAAGGAGTCAGTCTGACAGGAAGCGGAAAAGCGGGTGGAGAAGTGGCTTCTATTGCAGGACTAAATATCAAAAAATCATTGCTTGAACTTGGCGGAAGTGATGCTTTTATTGTATTGGAAGACGGAGATCTGGATGAAGCGGCAAAAGCAGGGGTAAAATCAAGACTTCAGAATTGCGGGCAAACCTGTACTGCAGCAAAAAGATTCATTATTGATGAAAAAATTGAAGACGCTTTTCTTCCTAAATTTATTGAAGAATATAAAACATATGAAGTTGGAGATCCGATGGATAAAGAAACCAAAATTGCCGGAATGGCAAGACCGGATCTTGCGGATGAACTGGAAAAACAGTTTCAGAAAGCACTGGAACATGGAGCTGAAATCATTCTTCCGTTGGAAAGAATTTCTGAAAATGAATTCAGACCTGGTTTAATTCGTGTGCAGGAAGGAAATCCTATTTTGCAGGAAGAGCTTTTCGGACCTTTGGGAATGGTAATGATTGCTAAAAATGACGAAGAAGCTTTAAAAATGGCGAATGATATTCCTTTCGGACTTTCCAATTCCGTATGGACAAAAGATCAGTCACGACAGTTATTTTTTATTGAAAACCTTGAATCAGGAACCGTTAATATCAATAGGATGACCAGTTCTGATCCGCGTTTTCCTTTCGGAGGATCAAAGGCTTCAGGTTATGGAACAGAACTTTCTTTATTGGCTCTACGGGAATTCGTAACGGCAAGAACTGTTGTAGGAAATTATGAGTAA